A window of the Bacteroidota bacterium genome harbors these coding sequences:
- a CDS encoding protein-L-isoaspartate(D-aspartate) O-methyltransferase, translating into MEDSYRHKGLRKQLALQVKEKGISDKQVLKAIETIPRHLFLDNAFVEFAYQDKAFPIGEGQTISQPHTVAFQTELLDIKKGDKVLEVGTGSGYQTSVLLEMGAKVFTIERQKMLFDRTSSLLPKLGYLPKFFYGDGFKGLPAFAPFDKIIVTAGAPIIPPDLVSQLKSGGLMVIPVGGENDAYVMKRLVKANNSDIQIVSFGDFRFVPLLEEKEWGRK; encoded by the coding sequence ATGGAAGATAGTTATAGGCACAAAGGTTTGCGTAAGCAACTGGCCTTGCAGGTAAAGGAGAAGGGTATAAGTGATAAACAGGTGCTTAAGGCCATAGAAACTATTCCGCGGCATTTATTCCTCGATAATGCTTTTGTCGAATTCGCTTATCAGGACAAAGCTTTTCCAATAGGTGAGGGACAAACTATTTCACAACCACATACTGTAGCTTTTCAAACCGAACTGTTGGATATTAAAAAAGGAGACAAAGTACTGGAGGTTGGTACCGGCTCCGGTTATCAAACATCGGTTTTACTTGAAATGGGGGCTAAAGTATTTACCATTGAGCGACAAAAGATGCTTTTTGACCGGACAAGTTCGCTTTTACCGAAATTAGGGTATTTACCTAAGTTTTTTTACGGAGATGGCTTTAAAGGCTTACCCGCATTTGCTCCTTTTGATAAGATTATTGTTACCGCTGGCGCCCCGATCATACCCCCTGATCTTGTAAGTCAGTTAAAATCAGGTGGTTTAATGGTTATACCTGTTGGCGGCGAAAATGATGCGTATGTTATGAAAAGACTTGTAAAAGCAAACAATTCTGATATTCAGATAGTTAGTTTCGGTGATTTTAGATTTGTACCCTTGTTAGAAGAGAAAGAATGGGGTAGAAAGTAA
- the smpB gene encoding SsrA-binding protein SmpB codes for MADRENITIKNKKASFEYSFIDTYVAGIQLYGTEIKSIRESQAGINEAFCTFIDNELFVRNMHIAEYKQGTYNNHQTKRDRKLLLNKSELDKLQYQLKDKGLTVIPLRLFINDKGLAKLEIALAKGKKVFDKRDDIKKRDLERETQRRFK; via the coding sequence ATGGCAGACAGAGAAAATATAACTATAAAAAATAAAAAAGCTTCGTTTGAATACAGCTTTATTGACACTTATGTTGCAGGCATTCAACTGTACGGTACTGAAATAAAATCTATCCGCGAAAGCCAGGCCGGCATCAACGAGGCCTTTTGTACGTTTATTGACAATGAATTATTTGTCAGGAATATGCATATTGCCGAATACAAACAAGGCACTTATAACAATCATCAAACCAAGCGCGACCGTAAATTACTGCTTAATAAAAGCGAGCTGGACAAATTACAATACCAGTTAAAAGATAAAGGACTGACCGTGATCCCGCTTCGCTTATTTATTAATGACAAAGGACTTGCCAAGCTGGAAATAGCGTTGGCAAAGGGAAAGAAGGTGTTTGACAAACGCGACGATATTAAAAAACGCGACCTGGAAAGGGAAACCCAGAGAAGGTTTAAATAG